The genomic region TATTGACATTACTCAATAAATCAAACTCAATATTTAACGGTTGTCTGGGTTTAAGTGTACCAATAGTTTTTACATTCATATCAAAACTTTTTACCTCTCCGAACTCGGAAGTAGTTATAATTGATTTATCCTTTACATTTGATACACTTTTTTCTGAACTAAAATAATTAGTTAACATTGAGGAATCGTTACAGCTGGTGATTAAAATTGAAAAAATGATTGGTATAAAAAGAAGATTTAACTTTTTCATCATATTCTCCATTTACTTAGGATTTCATCTTCGTAATTGCCAAACAATTACACTCCTAATTAATATTCCCTCGAAGATTTACACAAACCTTTTCTGTCCTTTTCTGTATCCATTTTGAACTTTCTGTACCCATTCTGAAAATTATCTACCCATTTCAGAATCAGTACCTTTCTTCCACAAAAGGTTAAATCGTAATTTTGTATAGTTAATCTCAAAATTACGAGTTAAAAATTTATACAACTCTCGCTCGTTTTTTAGTCCGCTTTCTATAGCTACTGCAGTACACCCAAAATCAGGATGTTCTCGTATCATCTTTTTAATTTTTTTGAATCGTATTGTTTTCATCTTGCTCTTTGCAGATACATTAAATTCTGCTTTAACCAAATGATTCAGTGTTGTCTTCGAACACCCCACAAACAAAGCCCAATCTTTAACGTACCGAATCTTAGCTATCTCTTGCTCAAGTAAACTTACTGCCTGTTGCGCTTTCAGTGAGTCACGTTTTTTCTTTATCTCTTTGTTATTCATTTGTACACCCATTTTAGTACAGCTGTACATAAGAGTAATGATGCTTAAATCTGTTACTAACATTAATTATTCTTAATGATTTAAAACGTAACGTTTATATTAATACTACTTCTGAAACTTGTATTTCACTTCCCGAACTACTCTTTTTAAATTCCTGTTATTAAGACTGAAAAGCGCTTCCAAAAAAACTGTATATTCTCATCATGGAAAACCAAGAAAAATTAGACGAATTTCAAGCCCGCATTGATGCGGGCGAAAAGATCGAACCCAAGGACTGGATGCCTGAGCGGTATCGGCAGCAATTGATCAGGATGATGAGTCAGCACGCTCACTCCGAAATTGTGGGTATGCTTCCGGAAGGAAACTGGATCGAACGGGCTCCATCCCTGAAAAGAAAACTGGTGCTCCTGGCCAAGGTGCAGGATGAGGCCGGCCACGGACTCTATCTCTACAGTGCTACCGAAACACTGGGCATTGACCGGAGTGAACTTGTTGATCAATATCTGTACGGAAGTGCTAAATACTCCAGCATTTTCAACTACCCGACTATGACCTACGCCGACATCTGTGCGATCGGCTGGCTGGTGGATGGAGCGGCTATTGTAAATCAAACCATGCTGGCGCGTTCTTCTTACGGGCCTTACTCACGAGCAAACGTTCGTATTTGTAAGGAAGAAAGTTTCCACAAGAAGCAGGGATATGAGATGCTCGCCAAAATGGCTTCCGGAACCCCTGAGCAGCAAAAAATGGCCCAGGATTCTGTCAACCGCTGGTGGTGGCCAAGTTTAATGATGTTCGGCCCGCACGATTCTGATTCTCCAAACAGTGCCGAGCTCATCAAATGGCAAGTGAAATTAAAAACCAATGACGAACTCCGTCAGCATTTTGTGGATCGTATGGTGATGGAAGCTGAAGCAATCGGCGTTACCCTCCCCGATCCGGACCTGGAATACAATGAAGAAACCGGCCATTGGGACTTTGGTGACATCCCCTGGGATGAATTCTGGAACGTGGTGAAAGGCAACGGCATCATGAATCGCGAGCGAATTAAAGCCCGACGAAAAGCCCATGAAGAGGGCGAATGGGTTCGGGAAGCGGCTAATGCCTACGCCCGGAAGAAGAAACTACAGCAAGAAAAAGCATCGTAAAAGAGAATTCAGGACGCAGGAGTCAGAACTCAGAATGTTCTGGCTCCTGAATTCTGAGTTCTGACTTCTCTCTTTAATCTGAAACCAAGAATTTTAATGTCAGACAATAATTCTAATAAAGACAACTGGCCTCTCTGGGAGGTTTTCACACAGCCTAAATCAGGAAAGCCACACGAACATGCCGGAAGCCTTCATGCAGCCGACAAAGAAATGGCTCTCCAAAATGCGAGAGATACCTATGCCCGCAGAAATGAAGGGGTGAGTATTTGGGTGGTGGAATCAAAACATATCACGGCTTCAACGCCGGAAGATATGGGTCCATTTTTTGATCCGGCTAATGACAAGCCGTACCGGCATCCGCAATTTTACAGTGTACCAAGAGCAGTTAAGAAGAGGTCTTAGTTAATGGTTATTTGTTAATGGGGGCATCCCAATTAACCATTACACCAATAACTATTAACCAATAGAAATTGATTCGAAATGATGACTACTGAAACCAAAGAATTAACAAAACAAGAAGCGTTCCTAATCTACCTGCTGCGGCTGGCAGATGACCGTCTTATACTTGGTCAACGAATGTCAGAATGGTGTGGGCACGGACCTCAGCTTGAAGAAGATCTGGCTATGGCCAATATGGCCCTGGATCTGATCGGTCATGCTACGGCACTGTATGAATATGCAGCAGAGATCGAAGATGAAGGTCATGATGAAGATTATTTTGCCTACTTCCGGGATGACCGAGAGTTTACGAATTTGCAGTTATGTGAGCTCCCAAAGGGTGATTTTGGATTTACCATGGCTCGTCAATTCCTGTTCAGTGCATTCAGTTATTTCCAGTATGACCGATTGAAAGATGCCAAAGATGAGCAATTCAGCGGGATGATCAGCAAACACCTGAAAGAAATTAAATATCACCTGCGTCACTCGCGCGAATGGGTATTACGATTGGGCGATGGAACCGAAGAAAGCCATGAACGCATTCAGGAAGCTTTTGATGAACTTTGGATGTACCTGGATGAGCTTTTTTATATGGATGATGTGGACGAGCTGATGATTAAAGAAGGTCTTGGTGTTGATTCATCCGAATTCAAAAAAGAATGGAAGAAATTGGTTGAAGAAACGTTAACAGAAGCAACACTTACCGTTCCTGACTGGGATCAATTTATGATGAGCGGGAGCCGAAAAGGAATTCATACTGAGCATTTAGGTCACATGCTGGCTCAGATGCAGTTTTTGCGGCGTTCATATCCTGATGCGGAGTGGAAATAGAATAGTATTGAGTAGTGAGTATTGAGATTTGAGTTCTCAATACTCACTACTCACTACTCAATACTAACACATGCCAGCCATCCAGCTACATACCGAAGAGCAGATTTGGGACTTCCTGAAGGAAGTGACCGATCCTGAGATCCCGGTGCTCAACATCGTGGAGATGGGAATTGCACGGAAAGTCGATGTTGGTGAAGAAGGCAAAGTATTAGTTAAAATCACTCCTACCTATTCCGGTTGTCCGGCAATGAATGCTATCGAAAAATTGGTTCATGAAAAACTGTCTGAACGAGGAGTTGAAGATTTTGAAGTGAAGCTGGATTTCGCCGAAACCTGGACGACGGACTGGATGACGGAAGAAGCCAAGACCAAGCTTAAAAACTATGGCATTGCTCCACCGGAAGAAACTGAAGCAGAAGATGATTTCCTAAAAAGCCTATCCAGCACAAAGGTTGTCCCCTGCCCTTTTTGTGATTCTTTTGAAACCAAACTGGTCAGCCAATTTGGTTCCACCGCCTGTAAATCTCAGTACTTCTGCAATAACTGTGATCAGCCTTTTGAGCATTTTAAGTGTATCTAGGATTACAGATTATTTTGATTACGCAGATTTCACAGATTTTTTAGTTTCCAAGATCATCTCTTTTTATTTAAACAACACTTTTTGTGAAAAGGCTGTCATTATATAAATTCTACCGAAATACAATCTGTGCAATCCTCAAATCCCTTAATCTGTGATCACTACTGAACTTACCAATGGCATCTTTACCATCACCCTAAATCGGCCTGACAAACTAAACAGTTTCAATTTCGAGATGGGTACTCAATTGAAAGAAGCATTGATGGAAGCCGAATCAAACGATGAAATTCGATGTGTGCTGCTTACCGGAGAAGGACGTGCTTTTTGTGCCGGACAAGATCTCGCCGAAGCTACTGAGGTCTCCGAAGATCCTGAACGTGATTTAAGTGAGATAGTACATCACACCTACATTCCTATCATAAAAGGAATTCGACAACTGGAGAAACCGGTGATTTGTGCGGTAAATGGAACCGCAGCCGGTGCAGGAGCCAATATCGCCCTTGCCTGTGATATTGTGATAGCCAGCGAGGACGCCAAGTTCATTCAATCCTTCTCACAAATTGGATTGATTCCGGACAGTGGCGGAACATATATTTTGCCCAGGTTAATTGGATTGGCGCGAGCCACAGCACTCACTTTTTTGGGTGAAAAAGTCTCTGCCCGGGAAGCCGTAGAAATGGGGATGATCTGGAAATCCTATCCTGCTGATGAGTTCATGGAACAAGCTCAATCTATTGCAGAGAAACTGACTAAAATGCCGACTCGCGGTTTTGGCCTCACCAAACGAGGCTTCAATGCCGGATTCTCCAATGATCTGGAATCTCAAATGAAACTGGAGGCTAAACTCCAGGCCGAGGCAGGTGAAACCCATGATTATAATGAAGGGGTTCATGCATTTCTGGAGAAGCGAAAGCCAAACTTCAAAGGTCAATAGGATCACAGATTACAAATCTAAAAAGCCTGTACCACTATGAATATTGAACTCACAAAAAATATCAAAATCCTCCTCGTTCTTGAAGAATTGCTGCTTTTTATGGGATCGGTCATTTTATTTGGAATGGCGACCTCTTATGGATGGTGGATGTTTGCTCTTTTATTCTTTCTCCCGGATGCATCCTTTGCCGGATATCTCATCAGCACAAAAGTCGGTTCCTGGTTCTACAACATCCTTCACCACAAAGGAATTATGATCGGGCTGATTTTAGCAGGATATTTTGCTGAAATTGACCTTCTATTGGCTGTTGGAATTGTATTTTTAGGACATTCGGCTTTTGATCGCGTTTTCGGCTACGGGCTTAAATTCTCCGATGATTTTAAGCATACACACCTTGGAAGGATTGGTAATTAATCTGTTTTTAACGGATTTTCAATATGTTTCGATAGAATAGTATTCGATAGGCCACGTACTAATCGGTTATCTGCTGTCCACATTTTTGTTTGATTATCCATAGCCAAAGCGAGGTATAACGCATCATACATCGTAACAGGCAGTGAAATAGATATATCAAAAGCCAGTTTTGCCAAGGTTTGGTGATAAACAACATCCGCTGCTATACGTTGCACCTGATCTCGTTTACGGTGAGCATCCGAAGCCTCCAACTCTCTTCTTTGTACTTTTTTACCAATGAGGGAATCCATCTCTATATAAAAAAGATCAGGAACAAGAAATCCTGAATGATCTTTCAGTAGTTGTTCAGCTTTATCTGAATCCTCTTCTAAAAAAATCCATTTTGCAGCAATAGATGCATCGAGAACAATACTCATCGATCCCGGATTTCCCGCAGATCTTCTACACTATCCGAAAACATACGACCTTCTGCACGATATTTAGCAAGTTCTTCCCGAACCATATTTCGGGTTTCTTCAATATCCACTTTTCCCAAAGCATCAATCATCTCTTTCAACTCTGCTTGTAAAGATCGATTGTTTCGCTCTGCTCTCTTTTTCCAATTATTAAGTGTTTTCTCATCGATATTTCTTACTAATACATCAGGCATAACTTCTCTTGGTTTGTTATTTGATATCATTATGATATCTTTTTTCCCTTTAACTTTCAAGTTCAAAAATTTAGGTCAATTTACAACGCATTCCACTTCAGATTCCTTATCTTGGAATCGATTTTTCAGATGCTAAACAAATATTTTCTATGATACCTAAAGATACCAAGATCGGCGTGGTCGGCGCCGGAACCATGGGAACAGGAATTGCCCAAGTCGCTGCTACCCAAGGACACCAAGTCTATTTATATGATGCTTATCCACAACAATTGGAAAAGGCCAAGACAGGCTTGGAAAGTATTCTGGCCCGGCAGGTTGAGAAAGAACGAATGACCCAAAAAGAAATTGATGGGATTTTAGATCGTATCCAGTTTGTAGACAGCATTACCATGTTTGGGGACTGTGGCTTTGTAATTGAAGCTATTGTCGAAGACCTGGATATCAAAAAAGACACGTTTGCCCGTTTGGAAGGTATTGTCTCAAAAGATTGTGTGCTCGCTTCTAATACCTCTTCCCTATCCATTGCCGCCATTTCATCTGCATTAAAGAAACCTGAGCGATTTTTAGGTGTACATTTTTTCAATCCGGCTCCACTGATGAAATTAGTGGAAATTATTCCGGGCATTGCTACGGGTGAGAATGTATTTCAATCCACTAAAACATTTGTCAAAGAATGGGATAAAATTACTGTTTCCGGAAAAGATACCCCCGGATTTATCGTGAATCGTGTAGCGAGGCCTTTTTACGGGGAGGCACTGAGAATTTATGAAGAAGGCATTGCTGATGCCGCCACTATCGACTGGGCCATGAAAGAAATCGGTGGGTTCCGCATGGGGCCTTTTGAGTTGATGGACCTCATTGGTCACGATGTGAATTATGAAGTAACCTGTTCTGTATTTGAAGCATTTTATTATGACCCCCGGTTCAAACCCTCCTTTGCCCAAAAACGCATGGTAGAAGCCGGCTGGTTAGGAAGAAAAACAGGGCGTGGATTTTATGATTACCGGGAAGGCGCCAAGAACCCTGAACCTGATAAAGACAAAGAATTGGGTACAAAGATTTTTGATCGCATTTTAACAATGCTGATTAATGAAGCCTGTGATGCTGTTTTTATGAATATTGCATCTATTGAAGATGTCGATCTTGCAATGCAAAACGGAGTAAACTATCCCAAAGGCTTACTGAAATGGGGAGATGAGATCGGATTGAAAAATATTCTTGACCGAATGACCGCTCTTCAAGTAAAGTACCGGGAAGATCGATATCGGCCAAATCCATTGCTAAAGAAAATGGTGGCAGAGCAGATAAGTTTTTATAAATAAAGTAGTCAGAACCCTGAATTCAGAACTCAGGGGGAGGAAAATTCTGGGTTTTGACTCCTTATTTCTAAGTTCCCAAATATTAATCCATGAATAAAGAATCACATTCCATAATAAACCACATGCTCTCCAATGATGCCTTCTCCCGGTGGATGGGGATTGAGGTTCTGGAGTCGGAACCGGGTTACTGTAAGCTGTCCATGACTATTCGAAAAGAAATGACCAATGGATTTGGGGTTTGCCATGGTGGAATCACATTCTCCTTTGCAGACAGTGCCCTTGCTTTTGCATCAAATTCCAGAGGCCCCATTTCACTTGCCCTGGAGAATAATATAAACTTTACAAAGAAAGTCAGTGTTGGAGATATACTCACGGCTGAAACCGAGGAACTTCAAAATGGCCGAACTATTGGCGTTTATAAAGTCAGCATCTCCAATCAAAATGACGAGCTGGTAGCTGAGTTCCGAGGCACGGTCTATCGAACGGGAAAAAGTCATAGTATTGAGTAGTTAGATAATAGTATTTAGTATTTAGAAATTATGCATCAGTTTAAAGAACTAACCGTTTGGCAAAAAGCAGTAGATCTTGCTACTGATGCCTATCGGTACACTAAAAATTTTCCAGCCGAGGAAAAATTCGGCCTTACTTCACAAATAAGGAGAAGTGTAGTATCTATCAGCTCAAATATTGCTGAAGGAGCTGGAAGAAAATCGAAAAAAGAATTCAAACATTTTTTACATATAGCTTATGGATCAGCCTCAGAACTAGAAAATGAACATTATAAAATGCTATCAGAAAAGATCACCGAAATTCAAAAGATGATTTATTCACTTTCAAAGTCATTGAAATAAATTCTCAATACTAAATACTATTATCTAAATACTATGGATGCATACATCATTGACGGAATCAGAACCCCAATCGGAAAACTAAAGGGCTCGCTTTCTCCTATTCGGGCTGACGATCTTGCTGCTATCCCTATTAAGGAACTCATTAAGCGTAATCCAAAAATCGATTTGGAAACGATTGAGGACGTGATACTCGGTTGTGCCAATCAAGCCGGAGAGGATAACCGGAATGTGGCCCGAATGGCTTCATTGTTAGCCGGAATTCCAACTTCAGTACCGGGTGAAACAGTAAACCGATTATGTGCTTCCGGAATGAGCGCGACGGTAAAAGCTTATCACGCCATCAAAGCCGGTGAAGGGGATTTGTTTGTTACCGGCGGCGTGGAACACATGACCCGCGGCCCCATTGTTCTCGGGAAGGGATCATCTCCATACTCAGGAACTACCGAAATGCATGACTCTACTTTTGGATGGAGATTCATCAACCCAAAAATGGAAGAAATGTACGGAACTGACGGGATGGGAATGACGGCTGAGAATGTTGTTGAAATGCACAACATCAGCCGCGAAGATCAGGATAAGTTCGCGGCCTGGAGTCAGCAGAAAGCTGGTGCTGCCCGCGACTCAGGGCGTCTTGCTAAAGAAATTGTACCGGTAGAGATTCCTCGCAGAAAACAGAATCCATACCTGTTTGAGCATGATGAATTCATGCGTCCCGATACCACGGCTGAAGTACTTGCCAAGCTTCGTCCGGCCTTTAAGAAAGACGGAACCGTAACGGCTGGAAACGCATCCGGACTAAATGACGGTGCCGGAGCCTTATTGATTGCTTCTGATCAAGCCGTGAAAGATTTTGGATTGAAACCCAAAGCCCGAATTGTGGCTCATGCCGTTTCAGGAATTGAACCGCGAATTATGGGACTGGGCCCGGTTGAAGCAGCTCAAAAAGTATTGAAACGAGCTGGAATGAAATTAGACGATATGGATGTCATTGAATTGAACGAAGCTTTTGCAGGGCAATCTCTCGGCGTAACCCGAATGTTGGAAATGGATGACGACGATGACCGGCTCAATCCTAACGGCGGAGCAATTGCACTTGGGCATCCCCTGGGAATGACCGGACAACGATTACTGCAAACAGCTACCATAGAACTTCACGAGAAAGATTCTCATAAGTATGCATTGTGTATGTTGTGTGTTGGTGTTGGCCAAGGGATGGCAGTTATTCTCGAAAAAACTTAGTAATTAACCGCAAAGGACGTTAAGTATTTTCTCTGCAAACTTTGTGTAATCTTAGTGCTGTCTGAGTTTCAATAAATAATCGATTATGGCAATTTATGAGTTTAACGGATATAAGCCAGTTGTTCACGAAACAGCTTTTGTACATCCGCAAGCGGCAGTTACGGGAAATGTAATCATTGGTAAGGATGTGTACATCGGTCCCGGAGCCGCTATTCGTGGCGATTGGGGGAAGATCGTAATCAAGGATGGATGTAATGTGCAGGAAAATTGCACCCTCCATATGTTTCCGGGAGTGACGGTGATTTTGGAAGAGGGTGCTCATGTAGGACACGGAGCTATTATTCATGGAGCCGAACTCGGTGAAAATTGTCTTATCGGGATGAATGCGGTTGTCATGGATAACGTAAAAGTGGGCAAGGAATCGATAATCGGTGCTTTGGCTTTTGTCTCGGAAGGGATGGAAATTCCCGATCGAAAAGTAGTGGCTGGAAATCCGGCAAAGATCGTGAAAGATGTAACCGATGAAATGGCCATTTGGAAAACCAAAGGCACGGAACTCTATCAACAACTTCCCAAAGAATTGCACGAAACTTTAAAGGAATGTGAGCCGTTGCGTAAGGTTCCGAAAGATCGTGAAGATCAGAAAATGGGATATGAGACGTGGGGAGAAAAGAAATCAGAACTCAGGAGTCAGAACTCAGAATAGACTCAAACTGAGTTCTGGATTCTGATTTCTGAGTTCCAATATATTAAAGCTAAAATCAATGATTAAAGTACACAGCTATATACAAGGCAAATGGTTAACCGAAGGTGAAGAAAGTGAATTGATCAGTGCAGTCACTAATGAGCCGATTGCTCAGATAGTGGAAGCGGATATAGATTATAAGTCTGCTCTGGAATATGCGCGAACCGTGGGCGGCTCCAAACTCCGGGAAATGAGCATCCACGAAAGAGCCTTCAAAATCAAGTTCCTTGGGAAATACCTGATGGACCGAAAAGAGAAATACTATGAGATATCCACCAATACCGGAGCTACCCGGATGGACTCCTGGATCGATATTGAGGGCGGATTACTTACCGCTTTCGGAATTTCCAGTAAATCACGGCGGGAGCTATCAGACCTACCCTGGCATGTAGAAGGAGAGGTAGAGCGACTTTCCCGCAAAGGTTCTTTCATGGGGCAACATATTTGTGTTCCAAGGCGGGGTGTGGGCGTACATATTAACGCTTTTAACTTCCCGGTATGGGGAATGCTGGAAAAACTTGCTCCTGCTATTATTGCCGGAATGCCCGTGATTGTTAAACCATCTCCAACAAGTTCCTACCTTGCCTGGGCTGTTTTTAGAGACATCGTGGAATCCGGCATCCTCCCCGAGGGAACCGTGCAATACATAGCCGCCGACAAACCCGGCGACCTCCTGGATCACCTCAACAGTCAGGATATGGTGGCGTTCACCGGTTCGGCATCTACAGGAAAAAAACTAAAAGCTCATCCAAATATCATTGCCAACAGCGTACCTTTTAATTTGGAGGCTGATTCCCTGAACTGTTCTATTTTGGGAGAAGATGTTACGCCCGGAATGGAGGAATTTGATCTCTTTATCAAAGAAGTTGCCAACGAAATGACCGTCAAAACCGGACAAAAATGTACGGCTATTCGCAGGACAATTGTACCGGAAAATAGAATAGATGAAGTCATTGAAGCCCTGAAAACCCGGCTGGACAAAACCGTTATAGGCGATCCGGCTCAGAACGACACCCGGATGGGGCCGCTTGCAAGCACCCTTCAAGCCGAACGATTTGAAGAACAACTTCAGCAATTATCCGAAATTACAGAAACCGTTTATACTGCCAGCGGGGAACAAAACGGGGCTTTTACAAATCCAAGAGTACTGGTTTGTCATAAGCCAATGCAGGTAGATAATGTTCACCAGCTGGAAGCCTTTGGCCCTATGACCACTGTGATGCCTTACAAGAATACCCAAGAGGCCATTAACCTGGCCAACAAAGCCAATGGCTCGTTAGTCGGATCGCTTTTTACCGCCGATGATGAAATTGCTCATGAAATCACAATGGGTTGTGCTCCTTATCACGGCCGTTTCATGGTCATCAACAAAAACTCGGCTGGAGAATCTACCGGCCATGGCTCCCCCATTGCCTCCCTGGTTCACGGTGGCCCTGGTCATGCCGGAGGTGGAGAGGAACTGGGTGGAGCAAGAGCCGTTCTTCACAACATGCAGCGCATTGCCTTGCAGGGTTCACCGACTACACTTCGAAATATCGTTAAGCAGCATATTAAAGGAGCGGAAACACATGAATCTGACAAACACCCGTTTCAAAAATATTTTGAGGAGCTGGAAGTTGGAGAAGCATTAACTACAAAAAAGCGCACGGTCACTGACCAGGATGTGGAAGATTTCGCAGAACTAAGCGGTGATCATTTTTATGCGCACACTGATCCTGAAGCAGCTTCAAGATCCCTTTTTGGTAAAATTGTTGCTCATGGTTATTTCATTTTATCCGCCACAGCAGGATTATTTGTCCATCCTGATGAAGGGCCGGTCATGCTGAATTATGGTTTAGAAAACCTCCGGTTTATAGCTCCTGTGGCTCCCGGTGACACCATTCAGGCTAAGTTGATATTAAAACGGAAGAATGTCCGCCAGCAGAAAAAGGATGATAAATTTCCTTTCGGAGTGGTTTATTGGGATGTGGAAGTGACCAATCAGGATGACGTGTTGGTTGCCGAGTATACCATACTGACATTGATAAAGAGAAAACATAAGTTGGATATTGATGAGGTCTAAGAAATTTTAAATTTTGTAAGGTTTTCCTATTTCATTGCTCTTACTGTATAGAATTCAGAAGTCAGGATTCAGAAATCAGAATTAAACAGGTAAGTACAATGAGACAACCAGCTAAGACCTTTCGCGATTTAATTGTGTGGCAGAAAGCTCATCAATTTGTTTTAAAAACCTACAGATACACTATGAATTTTCCAAAGCATGAGCTTTATGGATTGACTTCACAATTTAGACGAGCTGCTATATCCATCCCTGCAAATATTGCAGAAGGATTTAAAAAACGAGGCCCAAAAGATACCATGCGATTCTTAAATATCTCACACGGCTCTTTAGAAGAATGCAGATA from Gracilimonas sp. harbors:
- a CDS encoding four helix bundle protein, whose product is MRQPAKTFRDLIVWQKAHQFVLKTYRYTMNFPKHELYGLTSQFRRAAISIPANIAEGFKKRGPKDTMRFLNISHGSLEECRYYIILAKDLKYGDSDHLNNLLEEVSRLLDGYYKAILNSES
- the paaZ gene encoding phenylacetic acid degradation bifunctional protein PaaZ, encoding MIKVHSYIQGKWLTEGEESELISAVTNEPIAQIVEADIDYKSALEYARTVGGSKLREMSIHERAFKIKFLGKYLMDRKEKYYEISTNTGATRMDSWIDIEGGLLTAFGISSKSRRELSDLPWHVEGEVERLSRKGSFMGQHICVPRRGVGVHINAFNFPVWGMLEKLAPAIIAGMPVIVKPSPTSSYLAWAVFRDIVESGILPEGTVQYIAADKPGDLLDHLNSQDMVAFTGSASTGKKLKAHPNIIANSVPFNLEADSLNCSILGEDVTPGMEEFDLFIKEVANEMTVKTGQKCTAIRRTIVPENRIDEVIEALKTRLDKTVIGDPAQNDTRMGPLASTLQAERFEEQLQQLSEITETVYTASGEQNGAFTNPRVLVCHKPMQVDNVHQLEAFGPMTTVMPYKNTQEAINLANKANGSLVGSLFTADDEIAHEITMGCAPYHGRFMVINKNSAGESTGHGSPIASLVHGGPGHAGGGEELGGARAVLHNMQRIALQGSPTTLRNIVKQHIKGAETHESDKHPFQKYFEELEVGEALTTKKRTVTDQDVEDFAELSGDHFYAHTDPEAASRSLFGKIVAHGYFILSATAGLFVHPDEGPVMLNYGLENLRFIAPVAPGDTIQAKLILKRKNVRQQKKDDKFPFGVVYWDVEVTNQDDVLVAEYTILTLIKRKHKLDIDEV